The Triticum aestivum cultivar Chinese Spring chromosome 4B, IWGSC CS RefSeq v2.1, whole genome shotgun sequence sequence aatgtcacgcgatgaatatcggagtcctgttagcctgctacagcccggatcaccggagtcctgttagcccagtgctacagcctgaattcactcgttgatgaccgacacgttcgatgctgggtcatggatgcctgtccctgtaagtttgtgccactttgggtttacgactagccatgtcagtccgGGCACCTTAtaatatggatgctagtgacactatcatatacgtgtgccaaaaggcgcaaacggtcccgggcaaaggtaaggcgacacccgtgggaataccgtgcatgaggctgcaaagtgatatgaggtgttacatgctagatcgatgtggcattgagtcggggtcctgacagctttggtatcagagcctgactgcatgtaggattaccaagccaaaccggtcgaagttgtgtctagaaatgctttagttatgtaagagaattgattgtggaagggaacataaggctcttttactccttatacctcatggccttctgatctgagtcatcctcttctcttctacggggattaagaactaggccttctcatctatctattaggatcacgtgttactaacccGTAGACTCATAGGACTGTTGGATTTAAGtttcgtttcagttcctactacttccgtgtgttcatagttggtctcgaaaccttgattttgtgcttctgagtagttatgccaccatttttgcaggatgtctcaaatcattttgagcatttacagccgttatgttgtccgagtcatcccaggtccctaaatagtctgatgcatttgcaaatcctttctttccattcccgatgtcctttttggccagattagccacactaatcggtgagttgaggtactttgttgcctcgacatatatgttggagctattattatgaccctaggcgtcTTATGAAACCATCTAGTAAtccagccatgttttgtgttcccagtgtgatgattctggccattatgctcgaaagcatcctgtgatgccatttagtagtacgtattctattcctgggttcttggacccgagattcaccctacttacctcctattgatagtgtttgctagttcctttaggatattagtaactttgcgatagtccttaaggtccgtggtatatccttcttccaaatactatgaactacttatggcagaagttcctcgttgaaccgaagggtcacaatcagagtactcttgaggagttctccattcataattgtgaatctgccagttctacctttccgcatgggttatctggaagaaatgttgagcttcgctcgacatactaatctatgcatccacaactcagaaaattatatgttcctttgagttgttctctttagttgtattccgaccctagtctatcaattgatagtcaggaatagttgtgcattcgtgttaatcaatgcctattattcttgtggtccgttaatccattctattccagaatgactaggagaaacaaactccagtaccttatccatttctaggattgggtcaaagcagtaaTACCCTACAGATCataatgccaatccagcttttattctgttctaccctgaagtattgcccgcttgatgtcaggaatgtcatgataattgtatcaacttttatgaattcttgatgcagtgatacttctcgccatcattattcattcctcggtcccgtgttgtcgcaaccggaatgccgacaagtgaatagtgatgtgtgaaatcaatatgcctagcaactagttgcttggtagtaaatgggcaatattctcattcttagcatgttggttattgaatcatcatcctcagattgatcgtgctacctagtcattatttttggtgcactcttcgatcaatgagttaggattattcagtcccttgcttatttgatcatatcgtcttgctctgaaaagcaagattattctcgagcttagcaatatattggtggttcgtgattttccggatatcttctcggaagtattaccaggttgttccctgactgatatgttgagctcgtgatcaagttggtttcttgtgaaccaccctttctccaagaatctgtgttggatacccctgggctagttggttgagctaaacaacaacttggagagttggcagataaaagcttgtccgacttagttcatgttacgggatatctttttgtgtgtgtgtgttgaagaaagatgatatctccatccattggtcctcgtgatcagttgttggatctattgccttgtcaaaactttgacttgagtatgggttatcgtcaagtcaaatcagaaccaacgatgttcgtaatgttgtcttactcatggttgatccctcgagcatacaccattacatcttttggtctaaccaatgccatcaccatgttcacatgatggtggaagtctagtgatatggaaattccgatgattTGCTGTTGAGACCATCAGCAACATTTtttctcccccatgattcatgttgaacatcaacctagtgttggaaactttgtaagcaatgccttcgtgttccgttcatgaagcttatgcttggatgaaagaagtgactttctccaagttcacatgcattaggtgtaagtttccgccatgaatttgagaaaggtttgttttgtttcccttcgaatcatcccaagtcagtcatgcatatgtacgaagtattctatggtttggtagattaattacctccactccatatgtgttcctagcacaccaagccactgattgatttgttcaaggagaagaagttccttcataggCTCAGGACTTATGCAAGGGCTTCGATTTCCTCGATggtggttcccaaccagaactcggtagtatttttatTATAAGGCTACTATGTAGTGATTCTTGTCTTAGACAacgtgctcacatgtatgtagcagaaccagctcatgttttggagctttctatcgtagttcatttcccgagaatctcgcaacgtcatctcgttgatttgtgttgcaacctttcttctccagacatgttgtctgaaatatcccgttaccaaccagatctgaatctcaggcagatatgatggttgggtcattcccagtatttgcattttgttcccagcttgcacccgtcATTGTGTCAGTCTGCCATGGGTCCCattcatttccgatgataagcaaaaatcatccattgcgttgtcttcaacaaggtagtccacatcatccattctagtatgagtatgccatttcttcaagcTCCTTGACACGGTCGTTTGTGATTTTCCTTGGGCTggtttagagagtttcaatgatttctatatcaaaagtaattatttttgccactcaAGGGATAATTCCATGAGTCACcccctctaagatgtctcgttatggtatcatggcaattcaacccctcgctacgttgacaaccaatCACCACCCTTTCatgtgtggaattgttgtctacctagtgaaccttcgacattgttccactccattcctttggatgaatgcttcgtgtctcagctcgagagatctTTCTACGTCCCATTCCGTgaattgatcttgtgatcattaagatgatccatccatGTAGGTATGTTTCGCTCTTATGTCCTCGTGTTGGaagaagatctcaaaagcgaggatgtcaagatcagCATATGCAACAAATCAACAACCCTATGAGGTGCAACCTGGGTCGTGAAGATTGTGTTTGTCTTatgccccctctgtcttcttacctcatgtctggaatcttgggacgagattcttgtttagtgggggtgagttgtcatagccctagcTTAGTCCTTGCCTGACCCTGCAtaagcatccttgcatcatgtttaaatttatagaaacttgaaatggggattgttcaaaccctagcatcaaatgaattcaaataggctcaaataaaatcatttccaatgaacctgaaatgcccttctaaaatgttcatcatctttgccttggtctagaacctctgacaaaaatggtgcacactctTCTAGGACAACAaagggtcactggattaaatcattagttaattgcattcgggcatttaaatgctagtaaatattttaaatgtccaaataatcccaaaccaaaATGTCCCATGTTGTATATATTCTAAACATTGGGCACccacagtttggtgatttttgaaagtgcctagatatttttagtaatgccacaaacttacagaacaaaagataaatagaaacagagagagagagagagagagagagagacttacctggcatccacctggcgccaccaaccggcccagctcccccatgCTGGTCCAgcgctgtgcggcccagcccactggctgcccccctgtcgccttcctcctcgcgccagtaggcacaggcgcgtggccgacgcacaccggcgcacgcccggccacctcctgcttgccgcttcgcctgGCTTCTTCGGGAGACGCCACGCGGttccctcggacccctctcactctccctgtgcttcttcccctcctctgtctctctctttcGCGAACGCCGAGCAgatcccgtcgccgccgttcgttgccgccgtggccaccggcccacgcctcaccaacgcgcccagaagctccgccacttcgtcctcgacctcctcaccgagccacgccccgccggacGCCCTCTAACGCCGGccacgccgtcttcttcaacctcggtccaccgagatcgccatcgccgccccgcttgctccggcccctccccgagctTGCCGACCAGCCCTACACGATCCCCGTGAGCTTCTACACCGTTTCCCCCTTGCCTCCGCGACGTTTGCTAGTTCTAGTCGCCGTTTCGCCGaagaccgaaacccgccgccgcctgtaACCGCCGCCGACatgcctccggccacctagcggcccggctgtcgtgctcagcttcctccctgtgttgcgtagagcacgtaggtgcctcgcacgagccttcCCAGCCACCGTAGCATCGACcacgagctcgcccgagctccggcgaccgccaaggtcgacgccgatGACGACTCCGACCATCtcaggcccagccgctgccactactcgacgcggaggagcgcccgcgtcacgtagatgccctccgccggccatttggtcgccggaggaggaaacccgcacgtctccgccgtccctggccttgccggcgacgagccccgggtcaactccgacgagtttgacccgggttgacccagttgacctcccctgggtccggaCAAGTGGGCCTagagccctgctaatttagtttagtgctaattaacttttagttagccagctaagtcactgacatgtgggcccacgccctaattaacttaggttagcatttaacttagcactaattaactcCGTTAATTAGCTGTGACACTGACACGCAGaccccactggtcagatttgacctggccgacccagttgacctgctgacgtcacacctatgtcatgctgacgcagtaaagttttttctggatttaaatttattcaggaaattccagaaaatagtataaacttaaaaaaatcatagaaattaatctgtagctcagaatgaaataaattatatatgaaaaatgatcagaaaaattcaatctatccatctgtaccattttcatgcatgttagaacactttaaccttgctgtttaggtgaaacaagttaatgcactaatatgacctcttaaatgggtttgcatttgaatctttgattcaaatggactcatctcaatctgttctagcttgcattaacccaaaacacattcatattgccatgtcatatcatgcatcgtattgtgcattgcattgatcgtgtttcttttctgtttgccggtgttgttcctcctcggtagacgttgtaccgacgttgtgatcgttgacactgatgaagactcaatgctatcttcagaagtgtcaggcaagcaaaaaccccttgttcattccgatacaatcccactctctcgctcctgctctcttttactgcattaggacaacaacgattcatctgttacttgctgcggtagctgaacccctttatcatttgcatgacctgtcattccacggtaaatagatgaaacccactagcatgagtaggagttgtttgagccctgttgtgcctactcattcatgtttgcttgtcatgcctgctattgcttagagttgagtcaggtctgattcatcggggatgaatcagaggtgtgtgaacatgtcctactatgtgtgagctaagtgtgtgaacacgatttggtaaaggtagcagtgagaggccatgtaagagtacatggtgggttgtctcattgaagccgtcctgaggaactgagttctgtttttgtgatccatgattcagctactaccatgcattgggccctgaaatatgaccccgctcgacttcttaatcacccttgtcctctgtccaggagttgcaagtagtttctggtgtttgtagtatgctggaggccgtgcgcagcgctgaccggaggggtgggctgtgatgcggtaggcacatggccgggtataccgggcgcccgtttggtgtcacggaaccctgtacacatcgttcggggccgtatgtggaaacctcggccggactccctgcggatggaacctgaataggcgataaacctggactagagacttgagtgtttaggtaggtcgtggtctacacccatgtcggctttcgcttgaagtctgccgagcacatgtcgtgtgcagatgttaagtggtggaaacatgtatgaagaagtacacccctgcagggttaacatcatctattcgaatagccgtgtccgcggtaaaggacttttgggttgcctataacatttcatagacaagtgaaagtggataccctaaaatgcgcaagataagcgtgagtgctatggatggcgttctcgtagggtgacggagcggatccatagtggtgtattgatatggtgaatatgtggactcgtgtgcgccacctgaaaagagttacttgcagtcgtagttcaggatagccaccgagtcaaagctggcttgctgcagttaaaccccaccatccctttgttgataatgatgcatatgtagatagttctgatgtaagtcttgctgggtatatttgtactcacgtttacctattttgtgtttttgcagagagacttcagtctcactagtagttccacgtggacttcgacgtttagcttgttacctcagctacgatcttgtgccctcggcaggatctagtagatagtcaggcttctcaacctttttcttttgtagatgtctgtactcagacatgttaagcttccgcatgtgctttgacttgtatgctctgaatgttgggtcatgagacccatgtttgtaatatctcgctcctcggagcctaatgaataaaatatgtgagttgtagagtcatgttgtgatgccatgttgtatttgcacatatcgagcatattgtgtgtatgttattgaaatgcttggtatgtgtgggatctgactatctatttACACGTAAGGTCTGTGGTCGGGTTGGTTGTGGTGTGGTACTATTTACAAGAACTTCGCGGGTTCGAATCCTGCCAAGCACGCTCTTTTTGCAGTTTATAGAAAATAGAACAAAAAGATGGAAGGAAGCGGGATGAGCCAACCCGTTATCCAACGAAGCGCGCCGGAGGGGTATGCGCCCTGTACCAAATGCACTGTAttcggcgcttaaggcgccgaatagAATTTGGCAGAATCAGGCGCATAAGGCGCGGAACAGGAACCAACGCTCCCTGCAGTGCACGCGCGCCCCCACGTTCTCTCCGGCGACGAAAAATCCTGGAGATCACACCTGGCCCAATCACCCCTCCCCGTTCCGCCCCCCTATCCTCCTGCCCGCGCTCGCCTTGGCCCACCCACCCCCTTATCCTTTTCCTCGCCACTAAACCGCCAAATCCGTCTCAGTTCAGCACGCTCGCCCACTCCAAACTCTGCCACAGCTGCTCTCACCTCACTCAGTGGCGAGGGTTCGGCCATGGAAGAACTCCTGTTGCGCCACGGCCGCCTCTCGAGGCCGGTGGCAACCCGCCGCCTCCGCATCGTCGCCGTCGCGCTAAGGTCCAGACCGAGCAGCAGCCTCGCTGTCCCTGGGTTGCCGCCCgcgacggcgccggcgccggcgcctgcCCTAGAGCACGTGCTACCGTCGCCACATGTGGCCGCAGACGCCGCAGCTGTCCTGCTCGAGGCGGGCATGCGCCCGGAGGATCTCCGACGCGCGGCGGGGATGTGCCCCGAGCTGATGTCCGTGCCCGTCGAGACCATCACGGCCGCGCTGCGGTTCCTGACCGACGAGGCCGGAGTGCCCACCGAGGAGCTGCCGCGCGTGCTGAGGGGACGCCCACGCCTGCTCGTGTCCTCCGCCGCGGCGCGTCTCCGGCCGACGCTCTACTTCCTCTGGGCGCTTGGCGTGCCCGACCTCCACCGCCGTGCCGACCTGCTCTCCTTCTCCGTGGAGGACAAGCTGCTCCCGCGGATCGAGTTCCTCGAGTCGCTGGGCCTCCCCTCCCCCGCCGCGTGCTCCATGGCACGCCGCTTCCCGGCGCTATTCTACTACGGCATTGACGGCAACATGCGGCCCAAGGCTGAGTACCTTCTGGGCGTCATGGGCCGCGACGCTGTTAGGAGCCCTCCTAACAAGCGAGCCCATCCGTGGACAGCATatgggctgggctgggctgtgCACACGTTGAATCGTTGCCAGCTATAAGTAAGTGGAGAGGAGGCAATGAGGAGGGTATCCAGTGGATCAACGgaacccggcggcggcggctcttctCCTACCTCCAGCTCTCTCCCTTCCTCTTTCCCAGTTCCTTGTAATGGCTACTCTGTAATCCAATCCTCTATGTGTAGTGAGTAATCAAGAGATCCTTAGTGTGTCCCTAACATCTGGTATCAGAGCCAGTCCACCACCCAAATTTTCCCCAATTTTTCTTCCACACCGATTCATTCGTTTCACCGGCGACGACGCCATGCCTGCCGACTTGCCACCGGAGTGGGATGCCATGTCTGCCAAGGAGCAGTTGTTGTGGTATCTCGAGAGATTATGCGTGAGGGCGGAGGAGATGAGCGCCGTGTTCGGTGTTGCACGAGTGGGTGACCCTCCCATGGTCACCTTGCTTGTCGATCCGGCGGCCTCAACCACGACGGAAGCCTCACCAACGCCCGTGCTCGATGTCTCCGGCTCCACCACCAAGCCCCAGGAAGTGCTCGAGGTCATCCACGACACACCCCCTGCTTGCATCGTGATGGCGCACATCACCTGTTCGACGGATGGCTTGAACCAAGTTGTCGCCACCAACAGCGTCGACAAGGTCACCACCGTCTACCATGAGTCCATCGTCGACCTCGGCGACAAGTTCGGCGCCCTCACCATTCCTGTGATGGCCAGCATCAACCTGCCGCTCCACGTCCAGGTTCCGTCATGTAAGTCCGTCGCCGACAGCACCTGCGGCGTCGCTATTGCAGGACCGGACGAGTACACACTCGTGGCGGCCACTCCAGACGTCGCCCTCGAGCTTGCCGTCCTCTCAAGCGTCTCCTTCCCCACCAACAAGGTCCATGAGGTCCTTGTTGTCTCCCGCAGAGCGTCCCCTGTCTACATCGGCATGGCGCCTTTCCCCTGTTCGACGAAAAGCTCCAACCAAGTTGGTGCCACTTCGTTCCCATCTCGAGTCACGACGGCATCGCTACTCCCAGCAGCCACACATGAGCTCGTCGTCGACCTTGTTTGTCCTGCTACCAAAACTGTCAATTCGATGCAGCCGTTCCGGAAGCATGACTTGGACATCTCGCCGCACACAAGCCACCAGGGCCTGCTGCTATGGCCGATGCCATGGCCATCATTGCGGACAACTCGTATTGTAGAGGGAATGGAGACTCGACCCATTCCGTGGCCATCATTTGCAGTCAGTGTGCCATCAGAGGTCTGTCATTCTAGTGTTGCCCATTGGAACTTCTCGGTGACTACTATTGTTCATGGCCTTCATACATGGACATTCAGGGCACATCCATTCCAGTTTGTCCAATTGCTTGATATGACTAGTAGCACCTTTCCTATGGAATCATGTCACGCTGGAGAACTTGTGGGCAATTACAATGTACACTGCATCCGGATAACCTCTATCGAGCCCTTGTGTTTATGGTCTTTGCAACAGAACAATGTTGGTTCCTATCACCGTAAGCCCTCTATTTTCGTTGATCCGCCGCCGGGTTTCGTTGATCCACTGGATACCCTCCTCGTTGCCTCCTCTCCACTTACTTATAGCTGGCAACGATTCAACGTGTGCACAGCCCAGCTCAGCCCATATGCTGTCCACGGATGGGCTGTCCTGTTAGGAGGGCTCCTAACAGACGCCGACGAGCTCTTCGACTTCCTGGAGTACTTCTCCTACGCGCTCGACACGCGCATCGCGACGCACCACGAGGCCTGCACTGCGCGCGGCGTGAGGATGCCGCTGCCCACCTTGCTCCGGCCTGGGGAGCCCAAGTTCGAGGACTGCCTCGCGGGCTGCGTCGGCTCCACGCCGCCACGGCGGCGGTCTCCCCTTTGGCACGCCTATTGGGTGGATGGCGACGGCGCCGGCGTCGGCGCAGTGGTAGAGAAGGCGAAACGTGACGACGCGATCGTGGCATCATACCGCTATGTGCATTATTAGTAATACAATAGTGGGCGATCTTGGATGTTGCAAGCTGTGCATAACTACATGTGATCTGTAAGTATGATACCATCTGGTTGGACTCTCTTGTTAATCAATCAATCATCAAGGGATGGCCTTATAGTTCAAAACTTTTTTGACAATAGATGGCTTTATAGTTCAATAGTTGTAGGCTGTAGGGCAATACCCTTTGACATGCATTACACGCTGATCTGTTTGTACGTTGAAGATCCTTGCCGTTTCACGGGGAATGTAGACAGTCTTGCTTTGTTCTTGGTGTCATTTAAAGGGTGGTTGGCGCTACCAGGCTTCGCTTGTTGTGTGGGACATCAGAATACATGACCAGGCTTGTTCCAAGTGGGCTGATCAGCTCGCGCTTGTCGATAGGTTCCTATGAGGACGGGACCTGGACCTATTCCCTATGAGGACAGGAAAATGGCCGACTAGAGTTGCCTCAGGGCGGCCGATGGGGTCGCGCTTGTTGATAGGATCGGTGGCTACGCTCCTCGTGGGGCCGGGGCACGTTGCTTTTGGTGCTCGTTCGTGAAGGACAGAGATTCCCGAATCTCGGCATTCGGGGTTTGATTGGTCGACCTGGTGTTGTCAAGTGATGAAAGTGCATCTAATCTCTGTGTGGTTTTAGAAATTCATAATAATATATATTTATTAAACTAATGCCTATTCaggaatatttcaggaaagtttaaTTTAGGTACAATAATGGCATGTGAAAatagacccctcaaaatgctaagacaAGTGTTGGTTAATGCCTTAAAACTTCATTTTATATTTAAGTGAttcaagatcatattgagtccacaAGTATGCTAATATtactaaaaggggatgaggttgagataatgagtttcttgctcaaattACTTAAAGGTCAAGCTCCTAATGCCTCACATCATTTATCACGATTCCTCTATATGACAAACCAAAAGTTAAACCTGGACTCACCAAACCCATATACACCAGAGTCACCGAgtcacattttttttgaaaaccccCATATATTACTTTGGTAAATTAAGGTTCTTACAATCGTTCATTACAAAAGCAGTTACACATGGCGGAACACTATTACATAAAAGGCCCTCAGatctactgtcaaaactgaattttgcaaTCTCGTGCGCCACCCTATTTGCCCGCCTATCAATCTTCGTGATCTTAAAATCCTTTATGAGTTTTGATACGCTCAACGCCTCCATTTTCAGGTCCGCCAACGAAGACATGTCAATGGAATCTCTAGCCAGACAAGAAACAACAAAAGCGTAATCAGTTTCCAGAATAAATGGTTTGTGAAGTGTAATACCTATGTATAACCCGGCAAGGGCCGCACGAAGTTTCGCTTCATCCACACAAGTACAGGAGCGGATAAAATCCCATGATGAGTCCAATACTTCGCCCAGGTCATTCCTGACAACAACTCCAACACTAGCAGATCTCATGCTCTCCACAAAACTTGGATCAACATTAATCTTAATATACTCAGGATCCGGGGGCTCCCAAACTCGGTGACCAATTGCGGGTGGAGTAGCATACCTCCACTTGTCAACCACCCCTTTACCTTTATTGCTCATGACAACTTGCACATAGGCATTTGTCGCTGTAAAAGATTTCCAGTAATTTTCCACAAATATAGCAGAAGAAGATAAAGACTCTTTCCCCCTTCCAAAGATCAGATCATTCCTCAGGTGCCAAGCTCTCCAAAATATGAATAAAACTTGCTCGCGAACCGGTGACCCCAATTGGTCAAGCAGAATAAGAAACCAGTCTGGCCCCGTACATCTGAAGAACTCCTCTCCAGGAATATTCCACACATCTCTCATGGCAAAACGGAGAGCACACGCCTTAGGACAAGTCACCAGGCAATGAAAGATACTTTCTTCCTCCACACCACAAATAGTACACATATCTGACACTGTTTGGTGATGAGCAACTCTGTTTACCTGGGTCGCCAAACTATTGGACGCGGCTCGCCAGGCAAAAATTCTTATTTTTTGTGGGACTTTGGCCTTCCAAATAACGTCCCACATCCTCCTCCCCTCATTATCAATAGTGTTGGACGTTCCAGTTTCGCCCTTACCGTCACATTCTTATAGCCATTATCCTAAACTCTATACTTTCGGACTCACTGAGTTGACCCTTCGATCTCACCGAAGAGCACTTGCCAATCTTC is a genomic window containing:
- the LOC123094782 gene encoding transcription termination factor MTEF1, chloroplastic-like yields the protein MEELLLRHGRLSRPVATRRLRIVAVALRSRPSSSLAVPGLPPATAPAPAPALEHVLPSPHVAADAAAVLLEAGMRPEDLRRAAGMCPELMSVPVETITAALRFLTDEAGVPTEELPRVLRGRPRLLVSSAAARLRPTLYFLWALGVPDLHRRADLLSFSVEDKLLPRIEFLESLGLPSPAACSMARRFPALFYYGIDGNMRPKAEYLLGVMGRLLTDADELFDFLEYFSYALDTRIATHHEACTARGVRMPLPTLLRPGEPKFEDCLAGCVGSTPPRRRSPLWHAYWVDGDGAGVGAVVEKAKRDDAIVASYRYVHY